From a single Ischnura elegans chromosome 7, ioIscEleg1.1, whole genome shotgun sequence genomic region:
- the LOC124162871 gene encoding transient receptor potential protein-like codes for MAMVPKPSQGDAVSEASMASEMARRHQEKKFLLYAERGDCATVRRMLDDAKNNPGTLDINCVDPLNRSALIAAIENENIELIHILLEYDIQVKDALLHAIKEEYVEAVEILLEWEEKHHQPGTPYSWEAVDRSASNFTPDITPLILAAHMNNYEILKILLDRGATLPVPHDVRCGCDECVSSSETDSLRHSQSRINAYRALTSPSLISLSSRDPLLTAFELSWELRRLSKMETEFRNEYIEMRALTQEFATSLLDHARTSTELEVMLNHNPGGEPWEPGERQTLERLKLAIKYKQKQFVAHPNVQQLLAKIWYDGLPGFRRKSMVAQLIEVAKLGSMFPVNSTFALMMPDSEKGKFMQKPFVKFITHSSSYAFFLMLLGLASQRAEYLVIEWFGPQWMQVILEDWKRRERGSLPGIVEFCVMTYVFGILWAEVTTLWEDGLLEYIADLWNIVDWITNIFYTIWIMLRAVSWFLSIREYWRGGNPWYPREEWDPFDPMLLSEGAFAAGMIFSFLKLVHIFSVNPHLGPLQISLGRMVIDILKFFFIYTLVLFAFGCGMNQLLWYYADLEKKRCYHLPSGLADFDNEELACSIWRRFANMFETSQSLFWASFGLVDLTAFELTGVKSFTRFWALLMFGSYSVINVIVLLNMLIAMMSNSYQIISERSDTEWKFARSKLWMSYFEEGDTIPPPFNLMPSPAMFGCNEKKKASGSIMRKSRDAALERHDGVMTLLVRRYVTAEQRKRDEFGITEDDVMEIRQDISTLRYELIDILKSNGMKTPDVGDKETTLAGKKGRTMERRLLKDFQIGFVEGVISDAIQSEKEPKDVFSKIAKAIGKKKTSGKDWNAEVRRRTSKRDLIGSTNEMTMRRSQQSLRRHIIQNENTDLKSMDQDKLVQYNPKLNVVPPAARVAYAKFKMQKIKQEYETTGGEEEGDDQVFKEGSEKPAAGGAGAAKPRTSANASITSVASAIARPRPPSKKAEAAPKPPADKKPDSVVVDMEPKATAPPPTASAPPPAKKDPPKKEDPPPKKEEPPKKEEPPKKEEPPAEKKAEPKLEAKKPDPPKKEDKPEEKKKDASPQSSPEPSPKSSSPAGSEGSTIAAKTPEPKKPEPIKPGKSKVTGEILTGWL; via the exons GATGCTGGACGATGCCAAAAACAACCCGGGGACGCTAGACATTAACTGCGTTGACCCTTTGAATCGCTCAGCGCTAATCGCCGCAATTGAAAATGAGAACATAGAACTTATTCACATCCTACTGGAGTACGATATACAAGTCAAA GATGCCTTGCTGCACGCGATCAAGGAAGAGTACGTCGAAGCCGTGGAGATTCTGCTGGAGTGGGAGGAGAAACATCACCAGCCAGGAACGCCTTAC AGCTGGGAGGCTGTGGACCGCTCCGCGTCCAACTTCACTCCCGACATAACACCGCTCATCCTGGCGGCACACATGAACAACTACGAGATCCTCAAGATCCTCCTCGACAGAGGAGCAACGCTGCCCGTCCCCCATGACGTCAG GTGCGGCTGTGACGAGTGCGTGTCTTCGAGCGAGACGGACTCCCTTCGTCATTCTCAGTCGAGGATCAACGCGTACCGCGCCCTCACCAGCCCCTCGCTCATCTCCCTCTCCTCCAGGGACCCGCTCCTCACCGCATTCGAACTCTCCTGGGAACTCAGGAGACTCAGCAAGATGGAGACCGAGTTCAGGAATGAATACATA GAAATGCGCGCCCTCACACAAGAATTCGCCACGTCACTTCTGGACCACGCGAGGACGTCTACGGAGTTGGAGGTTATGCTGAACCACAACCCGGGCGGAGAGCCTTGGGAGCCGGGCGAAAGGCAAACGCTGGAGAGACTCAAGCTGGCCATCAAGTACAAGCAGAAACAG TTCGTGGCCCATCCAAATGTGCAACAGCTGCTGGCTAAAATTTGGTACGACGGACTTCCTGGATTTCGAAGGAAGAGCATGGTGGCACAGTTGATCGAGGTTGCGAAGCTAGGATCCATGTTCCCGGTGAACAGCACATTCGCACTCATGATGCCCGATTCGGAGAAAGGAAAGTTCATGCAAAAGCCCTTCGTCAAGTTCATCACCCACTCCTCATCTTACGCCTTCTTCTTAA TGTTACTGGGTCTGGCTTCACAAAGAGCTGAGTATTTGGTGATCGAGTGGTTTGGTCCACAGTGGATGCAGGTCATCCTGGAGGACTGGAAGAGGAGAGAACGCGGTTCGTTGCCCGGCATCGTGGAATTCTGCGTCATGACATATGTTTTCG GTATTTTATGGGCTGAAGTGACGACGTTATGGGAAGATGGCTTGCTGGAATACATCGCTGATTTATGGAACATTGTGGACTggataacaaatatattttacactATATGGATCATGTTGCGAGCAGTATCGTGGTTTTTATCTATT AGAGAATACTGGCGCGGAGGCAACCCTTGGTACCCTAGAGAAGAGTGGGACCCGTTCGACCCGATGTTATTATCGGAGGGCGCGTTTGCAGCAGGCATGATCTTCAG CTTCCTCAAGCTGGTTCATATATTCAGCGTAAATCCACATCTTGGTCCGCTGCAGATATCCCTCGGACGAATGGTGATCGATATCCTCAAGTTCTTCTTCATCTACACGCTGGTGCTGTTTGCCTTCGGATGCG GAATGAATCAACTGCTGTGGTACTACGCTGATTTGGAAAAGAAACGTTGCTACCACTTACCAAGCGGCCTCGCAGATTTTGATAACGAAGAATTGGCCTGTTCCATTTGGAGACGTTTCGCCAA CATGTTTGAAACTTCCCAGTCCCTCTTCTGGGCCAGTTTCGGCTTGGTCGACCTCACAGCCTTCGAGCTCACGGGCGTGAAGAGCTTCACGCGATTCTGGGCTCTGCTCATGTTCGGATCGTACTCCGTGATTAACGTGATCGTGCTCCTCAACATGCTCATTGCTATGATGTCCAACTCCTACCAGATCATTTCG GAACGCTCCGACACGGAATGGAAATTCGCGAGGAGCAAACTGTGGATGAGTTACTTCGAGGAGGGCGACACCATTCCGCCGCCTTTCAACCTCATGCCCTCCCCCGCCATGTTCGGCTGCAACGAGAAAAAGAAGGCCAGCGGATCCATCATG CGGAAGTCACGTGACGCGGCCCTCGAGCGCCACGACGGAGTGATGACGTTGCTGGTGAGACGCTACGTCACGGCCGAGCAGAGGAAGAGAGACGAGTTCGGAATCACGGAGGATGACGTCATGGAGATCCGACAGGACATCTCCACCCTCCGATACGAACTGATCGACATCTTGAAGTCGAACGGAATGAAGACGCCGGACGTGGGAGACAAAGAAACGACCC TTGCTGGCAAGAAGGGAAGGACGATGGAGCGTCGACTTCTGAAAGACTTCCAGATCGGCTTCGTGGAGGGAGTGATCAGCGACGCCATCCAGTCGGAGAAGGAACCAAAGGACGTGTTCAGCAAGATCGCCAAGGCCATCGGCAAGAAGAAGACGAGCGGCAAGGACTGGAACGCCGAGGTGCGGAGGAGGACGTCCAAGAGGGACCTCATCGGAAGCACCAACGAGATGACCATGAGGAGATCCCAGCAGTCCCTCAGGAGACACATCATCCAGAACGAGAACACGGACCTCAAGTCCATGGACCAGGACAAGCTGGTGCAGTACAACCCGAAGCTCAACGTGGTTCCGCCCGCTGCCAGGGTTGCCTACGCCAAGTTCAAGATGCAGAAGATCAAGCAGGAGTACGAGACGACGGGTGGAGAAGAGGAGGGAGACGACCAGGTGTTCAAGGAGGGATCGGAGAAGCCGGCGGCCGGCGGGGCAGGTGCGGCGAAGCCCAGGACATCCGCAAACGCATCCATCACGTCTGTGGCCAGCGCCATCGCGAGGCCCAGGCCCCCGAGCAAGAAGGCCGAGGCGGCACCGAAGCCCCCGGCAGACAAGAAGCCGGACTCGGTCGTGGTGGACATGGAACCGAAGGCGACGGCACCTCCACCGACCGCGTCCGCTCCGCCGCCCGCCAAGAAAGACCCGCCCAAGAAGGAAGACCCACCGCCCAAGAAGGAGGAGCCCCCGAAGAAGGAGGAGCCGCCGAAGAAGGAGGAGCCTCCGGCGGAGAAGAAGGCAGAGCCCAAGTTGGAGGCGAAGAAACCGGATCCCCCGAAGAAGGAAGACAAGCcggaggagaagaagaaagacGCGAGTCCCCAATCGTCCCCGGAACCCAGTCCGAAGAGCTCGTCCCCGGCGGGGAGCGAGGGATCGACGATAGCGGCCAAAACTCCGGAGCCAAAGAAACCGGAACCGATAAAGCCCGGCAAGTCCAAGGTGACGGGAGAGATCCTGACGGGGTGGTTGTAG